GGGAAACCAGCTGGAGGGCATCCCGGTCGCCCGTGACGATGAGGCTCTCGTAACCCTCCCCCTCAGCTCGAGAGGCCATGGTGGCCAGCACATCATCGGCCTCGTAACCGTCGATCTCGAATATGGGGATGCCGAAACCCGCCAGGACCTCCTTGAGCACGGGTATCTGGACGCCAAGGCTGTCAGGCATGCCGGTCCGGTGGGCCTTGTATGAATGGTACTGCTCATGGCGGAAGGTGGGAGTCCTCCTGTCAAAGGCCACCGCCACGCAGTCGGGGTTCTCCTCCTCCAGCAGCCTTAGGAGCATCGTGACGAACCCGTACACGGCGTTGGTGGGCTCCCCGGAGGCTGTGCTGAAGGGGGGCAGCGCGAAAAACGCCCTGTTGACCAGGCTATTGCCATCGATGAGTACCAGCCTTCTCTTCATTTCTCTCGTCTCCCTCCCACCGGTGCTGCAAGTAGGATTTCCCCGTAGAGCCTGTGACACCTGCAGGTATTTGGAGGCTGCCTCCCCAACTCAATAGGGATTGCCTCTCATTGTGCGCCTGAATAACAACTCCAAGACCAAGGACTACCGTTGATGGAAGCATTATGGACTCTGAGAATGACCCTGGGTGCACTGCGACCTCCGGGCGCCAGGGCTCGCTTGTCGTGCCTTGGGAGAGCGGCGCGCGATGGCCCCGGCATGGAATGGATATTACGCTCCTGCGCATATTACCCACATGATGACGTTCGTAGCCTGGGTGCTGAACATGGGATATGTGCCTGCCGGCCCCCTTCAGGCCTAACCTCGCGTAAAGGGGGGCTGGGGGCATGTCCAGTACTCTTTATACCAGCCACCTGGGCTGTCACAGGTGAAGATCCCACGGGGCCCGTGGGCCAGTACTGCCGGGTGATTGCGGCCCGCGTCCACGGATGCCGTACGGGACCCTGGGCTTTGGCTTCGTGGAAGTGCCAAAGGAAGAAACCCGCCAGGTCATTGCCCGCTTGGACACCGCCGGATGGGCAGGCGCCAGACCAGCATGAACAAAGCACGGCCGGGATGGGTGAAGGCAACGGCAAGCACAGGCAGGGGATCTGAAGGGGCGCTGCTACGCACCCCCCTCTTCCGCGTAGTGGGAAGGAGTCTGCTGCAGCCCGCTCGGGTGCCGATGAAGAGGACCTCAAAGGGCGGGACGTGCTAGGAATGCAGGGGAACTGGGAGCCAGGCCATCGCGTTTTGCCCTTTACCCGTCATCAGCGCGGACCCTGGATGGCCGGGGATGGGCGAAGTAGGCAGCCCAATAAGGGTTGCTGGCATTCTTCCCTCCCGTGAGAGGGGCCCCTGCATGGGGCTGTTTCTCCCAGCCCGGGCAGGTGCTGCAGGCAGGCAACCCGGACAGCAACCCGGATGGAGCTTGATTTTTCTTGGCATAACCCATATAATGGTGCTGCGTAAACCGGGTGTTGAAGGTGGGATGTGTCTCCCATCAGCCCCCTGTAAGCGTACACCTTAACGAAAGGGGGACTGGAGACATGTCTAAGACTCTCTATTTTGGCAACCTGCCATGGGCGGTCACTGAGGAAGACCTCACTGAGTCCGTGGGACAGTATTGCCAGGTCATCGCTGCCCGCGTTGCCACGGACGGCGCCACGGGACGCTCTCGTGGCTTTGGCTTCGTGGAAGTGCCTGACGAAAGCGCTCAGGACGTCATCGACCGCCTGAACGGCGCTGAGTGGGAAGGGCGCAACATAACCGTAAACGAAGCACGGCCAAAGCGCAATGACGGCGACGGGCCCAGGCGTAGGCAGTACCGGTAAACAGAGATGGGCGCCCTTTAGGGCGCCTTTTCTGTTGTCTAGAGGCCAGGGGGCGATGGGTGAGGGGGATGGCTTAACCCGCCATCGCTGGAGTGTACTCCATAGTGGATGACACCACCAACCCGGGGCCAGGGAAGCGGCGTTTGCCGCAGGGATACGGAATACCGGGTAAAGAAAGGACCGGGGTCACCCGGTCCTTTGCCTTGTCTTCTTGCTACTTTCTCCGTCTAATCAGGTACCACACCGCAACAAGTATCAATACCACAGGCGCAGCCCCGGAGAGGAACACCACCGTCTTGGTGGCGAAATCCGCCAGCGCTTTTAGGGTTTTCAAAAACGCTAAAACCACCTGGTCCCAGAGCGTGGGCTCCTTTGGCGTTACCTCTTCCACCGAGGCGAGATTGACTTCAATGGTGGCCAGGGCGACCATAGAGCCCAGGTAGTTAAGCCTTCCCGTAAGGCCCTCTATCTCCGAGCGCACCCTGCTTAGCTCCGACTCTATCCTCAGGAGTTCATCTACATTCTGCGCCTTGGCCAGGATATCCAGGAGGCGCTGCTCGTGAACCTTCAAGCTCTTCAGGCGCGACTCCACATCAACGTATTCCTCGGTAACGTCTGTCCCGCCAACCTGCTCGTGGGTAACCTTCCCCAGCCGGCGCAGTTCCTCAAGGACGGGCAAGAAACCCTCTTCTGGAACGCGCAGCACGAACCTGGCGTTTTCCCCATAGGGTGCCTCCCACTGCGCCGATTCCTGGATGTATCCCCCGGAGGCTAGCGTGATACTCACCACTGCCTGCTTGGCACCGGCAAACTCCTCGTTCAGGACCTCCACCTGCAGGCTGGCGCTTTTTATGATCTTACGGTCAAAGGAGACAGTTGCTGAGCCTACTTGAGGGGCTGAGTCCTGATACGTAGAGTATGATTCCTCCCCAATCTCCGCCAGTTCCTTGGAGTAGGACTCATCAGCCCCT
This DNA window, taken from Bacillota bacterium, encodes the following:
- a CDS encoding RNA-binding protein — translated: MSKTLYFGNLPWAVTEEDLTESVGQYCQVIAARVATDGATGRSRGFGFVEVPDESAQDVIDRLNGAEWEGRNITVNEARPKRNDGDGPRRRQYR
- a CDS encoding DUF4349 domain-containing protein translates to MKCQELPGDISSYLDGEMSETEIECFREHLRGCESCRRELKEMETLVTACRDLGMEDPPPDFHESLAKALESSGRQAGLHKVFALWSGSRHKALVAVAAVAAVLVMGVASGTILQLLPIGGMGSTAQEPGRAPAPVEDSRSGLGADESYSKELAEIGEESYSTYQDSAPQVGSATVSFDRKIIKSASLQVEVLNEEFAGAKQAVVSITLASGGYIQESAQWEAPYGENARFVLRVPEEGFLPVLEELRRLGKVTHEQVGGTDVTEEYVDVESRLKSLKVHEQRLLDILAKAQNVDELLRIESELSRVRSEIEGLTGRLNYLGSMVALATIEVNLASVEEVTPKEPTLWDQVVLAFLKTLKALADFATKTVVFLSGAAPVVLILVAVWYLIRRRK